A window of the Cannabis sativa cultivar Pink pepper isolate KNU-18-1 chromosome X, ASM2916894v1, whole genome shotgun sequence genome harbors these coding sequences:
- the LOC115714139 gene encoding probable alpha-amylase 2, with protein sequence MGYINNGFEDNNQQTDIGALVRSGREVLFQAFNWESHKHDWWKNLERKVPDIAKSGFTSAWLPPATHSFSPEGYLPQNIYSVNSSYGSEHLLKALLQKMKQHKVRAMADIVINHRVGTTQGHGGMYNRYDGIPVSWDERAVTSCTGGLGNRSTGDNFHGVPNIDHSQDFVRKDVTAWLRWLRHNVGFQDFRFDFARGYSAKYVKEYIEGAKPLFSVGEYWDSCNYNGHSLDYNQDSHRQRIVNWIDGTGQLSTAFDFTTKGILQEAVKGQFWRLRDRQGKPPGLMGWWPSRAVTFLDNHDTGSTQAHWPFPSNHIMEGYAYILTHPGIPTVFYDHFYDWGSSIHDQIVKLIEIRKRQDIHSRSSIRILEAQPNLYSAVIGENVCMKIGEGSWCPAGREWTLATSGNKYAVWQK encoded by the exons ATGGGTTATATCAACAAT GGTTTTGAAGATAATAATCAGCAAACTGATATTG GTGCCTTGGTTCGCAGTGGAAGAGAGGTACTTTTTCAG GCATTCAATTGGGAGTCTCATAAGCATGATTGGTGGAAAAATTTAGAAAGAAAAGTTCCTGATATTGCAAAATCTGGATTTACGTCAGCATGGTTACCACCAGCAACTCATTCGTTCTCCCCTGAAG GCTATCTTCCACAGAACATTTACTCTGTCAATTCATCATATGGTTCTGAGCATCTACTAAAAGCTCTGCTTCAAAAAATGAAACAGCATAAAGTTAGGGCTATGGCTGACATAGTTATCAATCATCGTGTTGGTACTACCCAGGGACATGGTGGAATGTATAACCGTTATGATGGAATTCCAGTGTCATGGGATGAGCGTGCAGTTACATCTTGTACTGGTGGATTG GGTAATCGGAGTACTGGGGACAACTTCCATGGTGTTCCAAACATTGATCACAGCCAGGATTTTGTTCGAAAGGATGTTACAGCATGGCTTCGGTGGCTGCGGCATAATGTTGGCTTTCAGGATTTTCGTTTTGACTTTGCAAGAGG TTATTCTGCAAAGTATGTCAAAGAGTACATAGAGGGAGCAAAGCCACTATTTTCTGTTGGGGAATATTGGGATTCTTGCAACTACAATGGTCATTCCTTGGACTACAACCAAg ATAGCCATCGGCAGCGTATTGTGAATTGGATTGATGGAACAGGACAGCTTTCAActgcatttgacttcacaactaAGGGAATTCTTCAG GAAGCTGTGAAAGGACAATTCTGGCGTCTACGTGATCGGCAGGGAAAGCCACCAGGTCTGATGGGATGGTGGCCATCAAGGGCTGTTACATTTTTAGATAACCATGATACAGGCTCAACGCAG GCTCATTGGCCCTTCCCTAGTAATCATATAATGGAG GGTTACGCATACATACTCACGCACCCAGGAATACCAACCGTTTTCTATGACCATTTTTACGATTGGGGAAGCTCTATTCATGATCAAATTGTGAAGCTG ATTGAAATTCGAAAGCGTCAGGACATTCACAGCCGATCATCCATTAGAATCCTGGAAGCTCAGCCTAACCTCTATTCTGCAGTAATTGGTGAGAATGTTTGTATGAAGATTGGGGAGGGCTCTTGGTGCCCTGCTGGAAGGGAGTGGACACTAGCAACTTCTGGCAATAAATATGCAGTGTGGCAAAAGTGA